Sequence from the Equus przewalskii isolate Varuska chromosome 11, EquPr2, whole genome shotgun sequence genome:
TCCTTCAGGTAGAGAAAGCAGGAAGGCTGTCACCTCTAGCCTGGATTTGagactatttctttctctctcttttttttttaacttttatatttatttattcatctttgaggaagattagccctgagctaacatccactaccaatcctcctcttttgctgaggaagactggccctgagctaacatccgtgcccatcttcctctggtttatatgtgggatgcctgccatacagcatggcttgatgggtggtgcgtAGGTCCCcgccgggatccgaactggcgaaccctgggcccctgaagcggaatgtgcgcacttaaccactgcgccaccaggccagccccctttttctcttttttttagtgagcaGTTGTTGCTCTTTCTCTTAGGGACACCTTCAAATACATATAAAAGCAGATGTCAGCTTCTGTCCCAATTGTTTTGAGGCAAATTCCAGATgttacttcatctgtaaatatttgtcaGTGTGTTTCCCTAAAAGCAAAGGATTTCAGGGCTTTTTCTGAGGGCCGAGTTTATAGGGACAGCATGACTGTGGTTTCCCACCCGTGGATGGGCAGGTACTGCCTGCCCAGTGCAAACAGCCCATCCCCCCTGCTGCCTTCTCTGAGCCCCGCTCTTGTCTGCCCGCTCCCTTGCAGTGGACTTCTCTCCCACAGCAGCCTGGGAGCCTTCGATGGGGCAGGGGCCTGTCCTCCTGCCCGCGTGCATGCTAGGCCTGGCCCACGGCATTTATGGGACGCTGGTGTGTGTTTGCCGCCCTGCCTTAGGTCCTCGGAGAGCAAAGccactgggcagggctgggccttggGTGTACAGTCACgcgtcacttaacgacagggatctGTTCTGAGATGTGTGTCATTAGGtggttttgtcattgtgcaaacatcatagagcgcACTTAcgtaaacctagatggtatagcctactgtcCACCTAGCCTACGtgggactaatcttatgggatcaccatcgtACATGTGGTCCATCGTGactgactgaaacgtcattatgcggcaCACGACTGTAATGCTGTGCCCTCTGTACAGGGTCCTAGGGGAGGCTGTTCTGCCCTTCCCCCCTGCCCTGGCCGAAGTGACGCTGGGCATTGGCCATGGCCGCAGGGTCATCCTGCGTAGCtaccaggaggaggaggcaggtaaGGGAGCTGGACACAgcctgggacagggaggggagctggggtgggagggggcggggcccagAGGCCCTGGTTTCTCCTGTCCCTGCCCCCACAGACAGCACCATCAAAGCCATGGTGACTGAGATGAGCATCGGGGAGGAGGATTTCCAGCAGCTGCAGGCCCAAGAAGGAGTGGCCATCACTTTCTGCCTCAAGGAACTCCGGGTGAGGCTCCCCGCACACACTCACCACCCTGTCCTCCCggcctgcccagggcctggcctcacCGCTCTGCCTCTCCCGTCCCAGGGGCTCCTGAGCTTCGCGGAGTCAGCAAACTTGTCTCTCAGCATTCACTTCGATGCTCCGGGCAGGTAATTCCCAGCCTCAGgacagggtggggagggctgtgGGATGCCAGGAGCTGAAGGGCCCTGACCTTGCGGGGACCCATCTCCTGCCCAGGCCAGCCATCTTTGCCATTGAGGACTCTCTGCTGAACGGCCACTTTGTCCTGGCCACGCTCTCGGAGCCGTACCCGCACTCCCAGGACCTGCGCTCCCCGGAGCTCTGCCGGCCAGCGCCACAGCTCCAGGCGCACAGGTGAGGGCCTCCCCACCCCGTGCACCCTGACCTGAGCCCGCTCCTCCAGTTCCTGCacctcccccacacacacttccTGTCAGGCCCCAGCCCCTAGTGTTCATGGCTTCCAGCCGGCAGGCTCGGCCTTCCTGGTCAGCTGTGCTCGCAGAGCCCTCCCACCCAGGGAAGTGTCCCCAAGGTCGGGCTGGCTTCCTTCTCTGGCTGAGGCCTCCCCTTCGAGTCTCCCCCAAGGCCAAGGAGGGAAAGGGCTGCCGGGAGGCAGGGGGCTgcttggggtgggggaagcaggTGGCTGGAAGGGCAGGTGGGTTGGGGAGGATGGGCCCAGTGTAGTTTAAGCAGAGGAAGTTTGGCCTGGCCCCCCGCCCAGCATGTCCCTGGGCTCCAGTGCTCTCCAGCTCCTGTCCCCTGGGAAGGTGGGGGCTTAGGCCCCGGGTGGCCCAGCTCACAGGACttgctgctcccctcccccagctgagCTAAACTTGTCCCCAGGATGCCTCCCTCAGGCCCCTACCTGAACTCTGATCAAACGGATTCCAGGcccaccccctccaggaagcccaccccctccaggaagccGCCACTTAACCCCCCCTGCATCCTCTCCCCTCCAACTCAATCAAGAAGTAGTAAAACCAAGAGATCACCAGTGATCAAGAGCTCCCTgcagccctctctgagccttccaGGTTGGGGCTCTGTGTCTGtaccccctcctctctccttgttCATCGATGACACCATCTCTATCTGCAGCACACCCCTCCTGGATGACTTTGCCAATGACGACATTGACTCTTATATGATTGCCATGGAAACCACCGTGGGCTGTGAGGGCTCCCGGGCactgccctccctctcccttccacctGGCCTCCAGCCCCCTTGTAGCCCTGGCCCCcactcagaggaggaggaagacgaaGACGAGCCCAGTACAGTGCCTGGGACTCCCCCACCCAAGAAGGTAGGGGCCAGAGTTGGAGGCAGGGGatgggaggccaggagggagcaGCCTCCAGAAATTCACTcagcttcctcttttctccttccagttcCGTTCCCTGTTCTTTGGCTCCATCCTGGCCCCTGCACActctccccagggccccagacCTGTGCTTGCTGAAGACAGCGAGGGCGAAGGCTGAACTGACATCCTCAAGTCTGTGTCAAGAGGCCCTGGGCGAGATGCAGCCACAGCCTCCCCTTGCCCCGGCACtggccaggggcagggctgggtctcCGCCCTGGTGGGTGGTAAAACTCAGCTGGCTGGTCCTGCTGCCTCCTCAGGCCCCGCCTGGCTATTGGTGACTGGCCCTCCAACCCCCAACCAATCATGTCTGTTCCCAGGCTTGGCACTGAGCTGCCACCTGACAGGAGGTCCTTCACTTCTTATTCCAACCATGTGTCCAGGGCTAGACCCCTGCCTTCTTAAGCCCACCTccctaagaaaaaaatcacaatgggGCTGCTGGCCCCTGCTGATCCACCTTCCCTGCCAATCATGATCTCTCTTCCTTAAATTCTGGGCACACCTCTGGGATCCGCTGTGGCTGGCACAGactatttttcttgctttctcgATACACTTGGCCCTGGCTTGGAATTCTGAGCACCCCTGTGGACCTGAACGTGTGGCTGGAGTTGCCCTGCTGGGGCCTCGTGCCCAGTAAGCCTGCCCTGTCAAGTGGCTCCAGGCAGAAGGGCTGCCAGGCCCAGGTGTTTGGGACAAGGGAGACAGAGGCCAGAGTGAGAATCCAGCTTTGACCTTTATTCAAGAGACCAGATGGGTTGTCCCGGGGTCCAGCTGCCAGCCGTGAGGCCAAGCAGGGCTGGAGACCCACAATCTGGCCCTGCTTTGCCCTGAGCTGCAGCCTCAGCCCCAGGATCCTGCTCGCAGCCACCACAGGTGCAGGCAGAGGGAGCCCTGGGGGACCGGACGCTGCTagtgattcattaaaaaaaaaatacaccaagGCTCCGTGTTCCCCGTGACGGTGGGCCTGGGGAGCCCGCGTGACCCCCACGGCTGCATGATTTCTGTACAATCCACCAGCTGGGGTAGAGAGCGGGCACGCGGAGGCTATTTCTTGGCTTTGGCGGAGTTGCGGGGTGGGGTGATGGGCCGGCCTCCAGGGTTCAGGCCACTGAACTGCCCGTATTTCCCCTTGTTCTTGTCCGCGGGCTTGAGGATCTAAGAGAGACAAAGCTGGTCAGGCTCATGGGACCAAGCCACAGGGCCACCAGCCCCTTCCTTCCCGTTTCCCACCTGGAAGGAGCACATGAGCGTCTCGTCCACGCTCATCATGGCACCTGCGTTGTCAAACTCGCCACAGTAGTTGGGAGCTGAGAAGAGTGTCACCAGCTGCCGCTTGGCAAAGAACTCATAGCCATCTTCCACCACCTGGAGGGGGATGGGGGCAGCTAGTTCAGCGGGTGCTGgctgcccaggccccactccCACCGGACCAGAGCTGCCAGCCTACCTGGTGCGCCCGGCAGATGAGGTCCAAATCGTGCTTGTGCAGGAACTTGGCCACCACCTCAGCCCCGAAAGTAAAGGAGACCCCACGGTCGTTCTCGCCCCAGCCCTGCACGTCCTTGTCCGGGTCGGACCACAGCAGGTCACACAGCAGCCCCTGGTCAGGCACGTCTGTGGGCCGCATGATACGCCGAATCTGTTCCATGGACTGCAGGTCGGGCGACAGCCCTGGGGGGTGCAGAGGGCAGGTCATTTCCTCAAATAAGCATCACAACAAGGACCCCCTGCTCCAGAAAGCCTTTGGTGGTCAGCCTCTGCCGGCCCCGTCCCCCACCTGGCGGTCTCCTGGGAGCCCAGGCAGGCAGAACTCATCACCTTCTGCCTCTTCAAGTCTCTGCCCTTAAGGAgtcagagctccttggagaaacgaGACAAGTGAATTCCACGCTCCGTGCTGAGGCCCCCACGGGGGAGTGAGTACAGCCTAAGACGGGTGCGGGGCACTTCCTGGAAGAAGGGATATCCAAGCCCAGACCCCAGGGAGAGCTGTTCCAGGCACTAACAGCTCCATCGCGAGTCCCCCGGGGATGTGGCCGGGCTCCTCCTTCCCAAGCACTCCCTCAGCAGGTGCCCCAGAGCCGCCCTCACCTCCGTGGCAGCAGAAGATCTTCTCGTCCACGATGGCAGCGATGGGCAGGCAGTTGAAGCAGTCGGTGAAGGTTTTCCACAGTTTAATGTTGTAGCGTCTCTTGCCTGCCCAGAGGAAGGAGATGGCTCGTGAAGAGGCCTGGGTGCTCCACCCTCAGCCTGGGTCTCTCGGCCCTCCAGGACATTTTGTGGGCTGTTTAGACACAGCTGGGAGAAGAGAGtggaaagcaagaaggaaaaccTCCACCCCACTGCCTGCCAGCATTCTAAGGGATTCTAGAGCAGCTGGGTCCACAGGGACCTCCAAGTTCCAATCTGGAACAGCCTCAGGGTTGGCACCCACCCGtgagcagggagcagggccaggccaaGACCAGGTCTGGTTTATCTCAGCTTCTGGCCGGCACAGTCCGGTCCAGATAGGCATCCTATGTGCTTAAGTAACGGATGTACTGGAGGGAGTGTCACCAGGCAGGGCCCTGCATTAGAATATGGTCAGCTCTTCAGTCAGCAACCATTCACAGACCCCTCCTGAGTGCCAGGCCCtaggccaggagggcagggccctgcCTTCACGGAGCCCACAGTCCAGCAGGTGTCTGCCAGACATGATATCCTTACCACCAGGACAAGGTGAGGGTCCCACCGAATAGCGGAGGGAGCTCTTCAGGACCTGGGCAGCCCCAGACACCCAGCCCACTCACACTCATCATAGAAACCGTAGATGCGGTTGATGCTGGCACACTCATGGTTCCCGCGGAGCAGGAAGAAGTTCTCGGGGTACTTGATCTTATAGGCCAGCAGCAGGCAGATGGTCTCCAAAGACTGCTTGCCCCGGTCCACGTAGTCCCCCAGGAAGAGGTAGTTGCTCTCTGGAGGGAAGCCACCATACTCGAACAGCCGCAGAAGATCGTAGTACTGGCCATGGATGTCACCTGTGACCCAGGGAACCGGGTCAGCAACACTAGGCGCAAGGTCTAGACTTGAATCCCGGGCCAGGGTTGGGCTCAAGAAAAGAGGGATCCAGGGACTTTGGGAGGCCAGTGCCACTTTCAAGAAGCAAGGGAGGCTGGGTAGGGGGCTCACCACAGATCTTGAGGGGCGCCTCCAGCTCCAGAAGAATTGGCTGGCTCAGGAAGATCTCCCGGGATTTGAGGCACAGACCACGGATCTCGTTCTCTGTCAGCTGTACATTCTTTCCAGGCCGTGAGCCCTGCACTGGGGGCGGAATGGGACGTCAGGACCCTCGTCCctcaggcaggaggagggtgggtgACACAGGTGGCCCCAGGGGCACTTCTGGAGGCTCCCAGGCCCCTCCTTGCTCAGGGGCAGCTGTTGCTGTTGGGCCTCCCGGGACCTCCGCCTCAAGCCTCCCAGGACGAAACCCCAACTACCCTCCAGGCACTTGAGGGGACTGCCACCGAAACCCCATAGCAGGACCCCTtcccgggggtggggtgggggggctagGTTTCTCAGGCTGCTCCCTCATCCCAAGAGCCCTGGCCACCCCGTGCGACCCCGGCCCAGGAGAGGGGGCTGCTCCCGTGCCGGAGCGGCCCCAGACCTCCTAGGCGCGCCGCGAGGGGAGGCGGCCGCGGCCCTCGAGGCCCGTCCCCGCCCAGTCTAAGCTGGCCCTGGGAGCCGCAGGCCCGCCCGCGCGCCACTTCCGGGccgggctgggggccagggcgCGGCGGGCGCCCACCTCCCCCGCCCCGGCCAACCTTCCAGCAAGCGCCCGATGATAGAGTCCAGGTTGAGCTTCTCGCTGTCGGACATGGCGGCGCCGCCGCTCCGGCCCAGCAGCTCCGGGCCCACTCCTGCCTCCCGCCCTCCCGCGGCCTCCTTCCGGCCTGGCACTCCTTCCGCCCTCCCCGGCCCGCCCCGGCCCGTCGCCCCGCCTCCTcggccgcccgccccgccccgccccgccccgccccgccccgcccgcccggcccgtCCCCGAGGCCcgtcccgccccgccccgccccgcctgcTGCCCCAGCGCTCTAGCGCCTCCGCCGGACGCCGAGCGCAGGGGCGCCGGAGGCCCGGGAGGCGGGGCCTCGACTGTGGGCGGGGCTCCGCGAgcctggggcggggcctgccCGGTGGGCGGGGCTTCGTGGGGCAGGGTTGAGTCTGGCCCCGCCTCTGAGGAGCACCCAGTCTCTTGGGGGAGGATCCGGGGCCGGAAGGACTGTagaagttgtttttctcttttaaaagctAAACAGTCCTGCCCGCTCCTGCCCTGGGCGGGAGGGCGGTGTGAGCACGCTGATAACCGTCTCCCCAAAGACTGCGGATTAAGTCTTCGAAgtgcagaaaaggaaacagcTTTAGCGATCGCAAGGGGCTGGTCCAAGACCCGGCCTGACTTTCACGGAGGACCTCTACCTCCTGAGTCTCTGTGGCCCCCAGACACTGACCTGACCCAGACACTTGCCGCAGACCTCCGAGCCCATTTTGGTCCACACTGCCTGTGGTGCgcactaattattatttttttataagcCCCATCATAATCTGCATCGTGTGCTTGTTAAAAGCATTACTTTGTAaagaataaacattaaataaaccGTAATTCTTATAGGAACCCCGAATTGGGTGTTTTACATGCCAGTAACCTCAAAACTGGAGATGACCTGGTCTGTCTGGCTCTTGCAGACCTTGGCCTCATCTACCCCCCTAGCACAGGAACCCAAGCCTGCAGCCACCGAGCCCacggggagggtgggaggagcccATGGCCCAGGGGCACTGGGCAGGCCGGAAGAGCCTCGGGGAGGAAGGGGGGGACACCCCCCCACACTTGGGAGGGGCCCCCCAGTGGGTTGCTGAAGCTGCGGCTGTGGAGGAAgtgagaggaggaggtgaggtgCAACTGGGAGGTAAGCTGGGCTGGTGGGGAcgggggctgggccaggggctaCTTCCTGTACGGAGGCCTGGCCTCTCTGCCACTTTGGGGCCTAGCCCCCCCCAgtagaagagagaacagaaggagCTTGGTGAAATACCCTGAAACCTCCCCCCTCTGACCCTACAGCCAGGCCCTCAGGCTGGGGACCAGCTGGATGGGAGCTCAGGCCCAAGGCCGGCCAGGAGCTGCCTCTCACACTGGCTCTCCCCACGTCTTGCAGCCTGTGGCATCGGGGGGCACCatggcccaggccctgggggaggaCCTCGTGCAGCCTTGCGAGCTGCAGGATGACTCCAGTTCTTTGGGGTCTGACTCAGAGCTGAGTGGGCCCGGCCCATATCGCCAGGCTGATCGCTATGGCTTCATTGGGGGCAGCTCGGCAGAGCCAGGGTAAGTGGGGCAGGAATGGGGGTGGTGGGGTACTGGGATTGAGGATGGGGTCTGAGGGCTGAATTCTAGAGTGAGGCCCAACCTCAAGAGTCCTGGGGCCTAGGGACTCAGCCAGTGCCACCCCTCCTCAGGCTCCAGGTGGAATCCCAAGGCTGGCAGGGCTAGGGGTAGGCTGTCCCTGTATATCTCTTTTACCCCCAACCTCTGAAGGTTTGCACCCACCCTTAGGGCTGACCCTTCCCCTTTTAATCTCTGGCCCAGGAATCACAGATCCAAATCATAAAACCTCTTCTCCCACATTCACCCGTTCCCAATATACAGACAGAAAAACAAGTCCAGAGACAGATaggaacttgcccaagttcacacagcagATCAGAGCCAGAACCAGACTCAAACTCAGGACTCCTGGCTTCTAGTCCAGGGCTCTGTCCACCCAGCTTCCCCTGTGAGCTGTCTGTGTCCCTATCCTGGGGGACAGCCAACTAgaccctcccccaacacacacctaCACCCCCTCTTTCCGCCCGCACTGGAACCACTTTCTTTCCTGTCCCCATGACAACCACTGGCAACTCCTGGGTGACAGGTCACCTCCAGGGCTCCCCAGAGATCTCCAGGGCCAGGACCTGGACTCACCCAGGTAGCGTGCAGGATGGCAGATATGGGCTCTAGGTAACGGCTGCCCAGCACCTGCATGTCTGTGCCGTGTGCCCCCCAGACCGGGTCACCCTCCTGCAGACCTCATCCGCCAGCGGGAGATGAAGTGGGTGGAGATGACCTCTCACTGGGAGAAAACCATGTCTCGGCGCTACAAGAAGGTGAGGGGACAGTGGTCCCACCCAGGCTTCCTTGGCTCATTTCCCTTTGCCTCTGCCCACGCCCTGGCAAAATTCACCCATCCTGTGTCCCGCacctcctgctttttctccctaccaCCCAAAgtgccccccaacccctgcccaaTGACAAGTTGTGCTTGGGGCCTGCCGACAGGAGCAGGGGAGGCTAGCCTGGCTGGCCTAACGGGGCCCCTTGGCCTCGCCCACAGGTAAAGATGCAGTGCCGGAAAGGCATCCCCTCGGCCCTGCGGGCCCGGTGCTGGCCCCTGTTGTGCGGGGCCCATGTGTGTCAGAAGAACAGCCCTGGCACCTATCAGGTAAGGGGGTTGGCAGGggtcctgcctcccttcccagaGCCCCTCATCACTCTGAGCCCTCATAGTCATCTTCTGCCCACCCACAGGA
This genomic interval carries:
- the RAD9A gene encoding cell cycle checkpoint control protein RAD9A isoform X1, encoding MKCLVTGGNVKVLGKAVHSLSRIGDELYLEPLEDGLSLRTVNSSRSAYACFLFAPLFFQQYQVATSGQDPLRCKILMKSFLSVFRSLAMLEKTVEKCCISLNGRSSRLVVQLHCKYGVRKTHNLSFQDCESLQAVFDPALCPHVLRAPARVLGEAVLPFPPALAEVTLGIGHGRRVILRSYQEEEADSTIKAMVTEMSIGEEDFQQLQAQEGVAITFCLKELRVRLPAHTHHPVLPACPGPGLTALPLPSQGLLSFAESANLSLSIHFDAPGRPAIFAIEDSLLNGHFVLATLSEPYPHSQDLRSPELCRPAPQLQAHSTPLLDDFANDDIDSYMIAMETTVGCEGSRALPSLSLPPGLQPPCSPGPHSEEEEDEDEPSTVPGTPPPKKFRSLFFGSILAPAHSPQGPRPVLAEDSEGEG
- the RAD9A gene encoding cell cycle checkpoint control protein RAD9A isoform X4 — translated: MKSFLSVFRSLAMLEKTVEKCCISLNGRSSRLVVQLHCKYGVRKTHNLSFQDCESLQAVFDPALCPHVLRAPARVLGEAVLPFPPALAEVTLGIGHGRRVILRSYQEEEADSTIKAMVTEMSIGEEDFQQLQAQEGVAITFCLKELRGLLSFAESANLSLSIHFDAPGRPAIFAIEDSLLNGHFVLATLSEPYPHSQDLRSPELCRPAPQLQAHSTPLLDDFANDDIDSYMIAMETTVGCEGSRALPSLSLPPGLQPPCSPGPHSEEEEDEDEPSTVPGTPPPKKFRSLFFGSILAPAHSPQGPRPVLAEDSEGEG
- the RAD9A gene encoding cell cycle checkpoint control protein RAD9A isoform X2, which translates into the protein MKCLVTGGNVKVLGKAVHSLSRIGDELYLEPLEDGLSLRTVNSSRSAYACFLFAPLFFQQYQVATSGQDPLRCKILMKSFLSVFRSLAMLEKTVEKCCISLNGRSSRLVVQLHCKYGVRKTHNLSFQDCESLQAVFDPALCPHVLRAPARVLGEAVLPFPPALAEVTLGIGHGRRVILRSYQEEEADSTIKAMVTEMSIGEEDFQQLQAQEGVAITFCLKELRGLLSFAESANLSLSIHFDAPGRPAIFAIEDSLLNGHFVLATLSEPYPHSQDLRSPELCRPAPQLQAHSTPLLDDFANDDIDSYMIAMETTVGCEGSRALPSLSLPPGLQPPCSPGPHSEEEEDEDEPSTVPGTPPPKKFRSLFFGSILAPAHSPQGPRPVLAEDSEGEG
- the RAD9A gene encoding cell cycle checkpoint control protein RAD9A isoform X3, with the translated sequence MKCLVTGGNVKVLGKAVHSLSRIGDELYLEPLEDGLSLRTVNSSRSAYACFLFAPLFFQQYQVATSGQDPLRCKILMKSFLSVFRSLAMLEKTVEKCCISLNGRSSRLVVQLHCKYDSTIKAMVTEMSIGEEDFQQLQAQEGVAITFCLKELRGLLSFAESANLSLSIHFDAPGRPAIFAIEDSLLNGHFVLATLSEPYPHSQDLRSPELCRPAPQLQAHSTPLLDDFANDDIDSYMIAMETTVGCEGSRALPSLSLPPGLQPPCSPGPHSEEEEDEDEPSTVPGTPPPKKFRSLFFGSILAPAHSPQGPRPVLAEDSEGEG
- the PPP1CA gene encoding serine/threonine-protein phosphatase PP1-alpha catalytic subunit, which gives rise to MSDSEKLNLDSIIGRLLEVQGSRPGKNVQLTENEIRGLCLKSREIFLSQPILLELEAPLKICGDIHGQYYDLLRLFEYGGFPPESNYLFLGDYVDRGKQSLETICLLLAYKIKYPENFFLLRGNHECASINRIYGFYDECKRRYNIKLWKTFTDCFNCLPIAAIVDEKIFCCHGGLSPDLQSMEQIRRIMRPTDVPDQGLLCDLLWSDPDKDVQGWGENDRGVSFTFGAEVVAKFLHKHDLDLICRAHQVVEDGYEFFAKRQLVTLFSAPNYCGEFDNAGAMMSVDETLMCSFQILKPADKNKGKYGQFSGLNPGGRPITPPRNSAKAKK